Proteins encoded in a region of the Ralstonia pseudosolanacearum genome:
- a CDS encoding L-threonylcarbamoyladenylate synthase, translating to MHKSTTPFVMPPAARLDEAARRLEAGELVAFPTETVYGLGADAENPQAIARIYALKGRPSNHPVIVHVVDGADLTYWADEVPGIALQLVEAFWPGPLTLILKRAPHIPAAVAGGQDSVGLRCPSHPVAQALLSRFKRGRGGIAAPSANKFGQVSPTTAQHVRDEFGDAVFVLEGDGVDVGIESTIVDLSRLDQGVGPVLLRPGAITPEDIGRVTGVMPSLPDAAAPRASGTLRAHYAPRTPLYLLAAADVPARLAALPAGQRIVWVGAPVDLPPGCDQHAAPATPAAYANTLYALLRELDRGGYHAIWVEALPDTSAWAAVNDRLRRAAAAFEAGL from the coding sequence ATGCACAAGTCGACCACGCCCTTCGTCATGCCTCCCGCCGCGCGCCTCGATGAGGCCGCGCGCCGGCTGGAAGCGGGCGAGCTGGTCGCCTTCCCGACCGAGACCGTCTACGGCCTCGGCGCCGATGCCGAGAACCCCCAGGCCATCGCCCGGATCTACGCGCTGAAGGGCCGGCCGTCGAACCATCCGGTGATCGTGCACGTGGTCGACGGCGCGGACCTGACGTACTGGGCCGACGAGGTGCCCGGCATCGCGCTGCAGCTGGTCGAGGCGTTCTGGCCGGGCCCGCTCACGCTGATCCTCAAGCGCGCGCCGCACATCCCGGCGGCGGTCGCGGGCGGGCAGGACAGCGTCGGATTGCGCTGTCCGTCGCATCCGGTGGCGCAGGCGCTGCTGTCGCGCTTCAAGCGCGGTCGCGGCGGCATCGCGGCGCCGTCGGCCAACAAGTTCGGCCAGGTCAGCCCGACCACCGCGCAGCATGTGCGCGACGAGTTCGGCGATGCCGTGTTCGTGCTCGAAGGCGATGGGGTGGATGTCGGCATCGAGTCCACCATCGTCGACCTGTCGCGGCTGGACCAGGGCGTCGGGCCGGTGCTGCTGCGCCCCGGCGCCATCACGCCGGAGGACATCGGGCGCGTGACCGGTGTGATGCCGTCGCTGCCCGATGCCGCCGCGCCGCGCGCGTCCGGAACGCTGCGCGCGCATTACGCGCCGCGCACGCCGCTGTATCTGCTGGCCGCTGCCGATGTGCCCGCACGGCTGGCCGCGCTGCCGGCCGGTCAGCGCATCGTGTGGGTGGGGGCGCCTGTCGACCTGCCGCCCGGTTGCGATCAGCATGCCGCGCCCGCCACGCCGGCGGCCTACGCCAATACGCTGTACGCCTTGCTGCGAGAACTGGATCGCGGCGGCTATCACGCCATCTGGGTGGAAGCTCTGCCCGACACCTCCGCCTGGGCGGCGGTCAACGACCGCCTGCGTCGCGCCGCCGCCGCGTTCGAAGCCGGCCTCTGA
- a CDS encoding 5-(carboxyamino)imidazole ribonucleotide synthase, with protein sequence MADDLNPRLAQAHTPESRALNVPDAILPDSWLGMLGGGQLGRMFTHAAQAMGYKVCVLDPDPNSPAGTVAERHLCAAYTDEAALAELAALCPAVTTEFENVPAQALDRLEHLGAFVAPRAHCVSIAQNRIAEKKFFALCAARTGIHPAPSWVIEHDADIDQLPADLLPGILKIARMGYDGKGQARVSTVDELRAAWGAMQHVPCVLEKMLPLAYEVSVLAARAADGSTVTWPLAENIHRDGVLFSTVMPSRSVSDDIATRTRTAAAMITEEMGYVGVLCIEFFVLQDGSLVANEMAPRPHNSGHITMDVCETSQFEQQVRTMARLPLGSTRQHSPGRMLNVLGDVWFEYGLERTPAWHDVMRHSGTKVHLYGKADARPGRKMGHVNCVGTSPEVADEAFHHAVQVLGLQSAPA encoded by the coding sequence ATGGCCGACGACCTGAACCCGCGCCTCGCGCAGGCCCACACGCCCGAATCCCGCGCGCTGAACGTTCCCGACGCGATCCTGCCCGACAGCTGGCTGGGCATGCTCGGCGGCGGCCAGCTCGGCCGCATGTTCACGCACGCCGCGCAGGCGATGGGCTACAAGGTGTGCGTGCTGGACCCGGACCCGAACAGCCCCGCCGGCACCGTCGCCGAGCGCCACCTGTGCGCGGCCTACACGGATGAGGCGGCGCTGGCCGAACTGGCCGCGCTGTGCCCGGCGGTCACCACCGAATTCGAGAACGTGCCGGCGCAGGCGCTCGACCGCCTCGAGCACCTCGGCGCCTTCGTCGCGCCGCGCGCCCACTGCGTGTCGATCGCGCAAAACCGCATCGCCGAGAAGAAGTTCTTTGCACTGTGCGCCGCCCGCACCGGTATCCACCCGGCGCCGAGCTGGGTGATCGAGCACGACGCTGACATCGATCAGCTGCCGGCCGACCTGCTGCCCGGCATCCTGAAGATCGCCCGCATGGGCTACGACGGCAAGGGCCAGGCGCGCGTCTCCACGGTCGACGAGCTGCGCGCGGCCTGGGGCGCGATGCAGCACGTGCCGTGCGTGCTGGAGAAGATGCTGCCGCTGGCCTACGAGGTGTCCGTGCTGGCCGCCCGCGCCGCCGACGGCAGCACCGTCACCTGGCCGCTGGCCGAGAACATTCACCGCGACGGCGTCCTGTTCTCCACGGTGATGCCCTCGCGCAGCGTGTCGGACGACATCGCCACGCGCACCCGCACCGCCGCCGCAATGATCACCGAGGAGATGGGCTACGTGGGCGTGCTGTGCATCGAGTTCTTCGTGCTGCAGGACGGCTCGCTGGTCGCCAACGAGATGGCGCCGCGCCCGCACAACTCGGGCCACATCACCATGGATGTGTGCGAGACCAGCCAGTTCGAGCAGCAGGTGCGCACCATGGCCCGCCTGCCGCTGGGCAGCACGCGCCAGCATTCGCCGGGGCGCATGCTCAACGTGCTGGGCGACGTGTGGTTCGAATACGGCCTGGAGCGCACGCCCGCGTGGCACGATGTGATGCGGCATTCCGGCACCAAGGTGCATCTGTACGGCAAGGCCGATGCGCGCCCGGGCCGCAAGATGGGCCATGTCAATTGCGTCGGCACGTCGCCCGAGGTGGCGGACGAGGCGTTCCACCATGCCGTGCAGGTGCTCGGCCTGCAATCGGCCCCGGCCTGA
- the purE gene encoding 5-(carboxyamino)imidazole ribonucleotide mutase yields the protein MTASQSAPLVGVVMGSSSDWDVMQHAVVLLKEFDIPFEAQVVSAHRMPDDMFRYAEAARGRGLRAIIAGAGGAAHLPGMIAAKTIVPVFGVPVPSKYLRGEDSLLSIVQMPKGIPVATFAIGEAGAANAALSTIAMLATTDDALAAKLEAFRARQTEVARGMTLPVHSA from the coding sequence ATGACCGCATCGCAATCCGCGCCGCTCGTCGGCGTTGTCATGGGTTCCAGCTCTGACTGGGACGTCATGCAGCACGCCGTGGTCCTGCTCAAGGAATTCGACATTCCGTTCGAGGCGCAGGTGGTCTCGGCGCACCGCATGCCGGACGACATGTTCCGCTACGCCGAGGCCGCGCGCGGCCGGGGCCTGCGCGCCATCATCGCCGGTGCCGGCGGTGCGGCGCATCTGCCGGGCATGATCGCCGCCAAGACCATCGTGCCGGTGTTCGGCGTGCCGGTGCCCTCCAAGTACCTGCGCGGCGAAGATTCGCTGCTGTCCATCGTGCAGATGCCCAAGGGCATTCCGGTGGCGACCTTCGCCATCGGCGAGGCGGGCGCGGCCAACGCGGCGCTGTCGACCATCGCCATGCTGGCGACCACCGACGATGCGCTGGCGGCCAAGCTTGAAGCCTTCCGCGCCCGGCAGACCGAAGTGGCGCGCGGCATGACGCTGCCCGTGCACAGTGCTTAA
- a CDS encoding phosphoribosylaminoimidazolesuccinocarboxamide synthase — translation MSATPAASSALYESSITSLPLLGRGKVRENYAVGDDKLLMVTTDRLSAFDVILGQPIPDKGKVLAQMSDFWFRKLGHIVPTHETGIAPESVVQPGEADQVRGRAIVVKRLKPILVEAVVRGYLAGSGWKDYQATGKVCGVQLAPGLRNAEKLPEPIFTPAAKADVGEHDENISFDEVERRIGAELAAQIRDVSIRLYKEASDFAATRGIIIADTKFEFGLDENGTLTLMDEALTADSSRFWPADSYQVGTNPPSFDKQFVRDWLEAVRIDGQPWPKTAPAPELPADIIEKTADKYREALTRLTGETLR, via the coding sequence GTGTCCGCCACCCCCGCCGCGTCTTCCGCACTCTATGAATCGTCGATCACCAGCCTGCCGCTGCTCGGCCGCGGCAAGGTGCGCGAAAACTACGCCGTGGGCGACGACAAGCTGCTGATGGTCACCACCGACCGCCTGTCGGCCTTCGACGTGATCCTCGGCCAGCCGATCCCGGACAAGGGCAAGGTCCTGGCGCAGATGTCGGACTTCTGGTTCCGCAAGCTGGGCCACATCGTGCCGACGCACGAGACCGGCATTGCGCCGGAATCGGTGGTGCAGCCCGGCGAAGCCGATCAGGTGCGCGGCCGCGCCATCGTGGTCAAGCGCCTCAAGCCGATCCTGGTGGAGGCCGTGGTGCGCGGCTACCTGGCCGGCAGCGGCTGGAAGGATTACCAGGCCACCGGCAAGGTCTGCGGCGTGCAGCTCGCCCCCGGCCTGCGCAACGCCGAGAAGCTGCCCGAGCCCATCTTCACCCCCGCCGCCAAGGCCGACGTGGGCGAGCACGACGAGAACATCTCGTTCGACGAAGTTGAGCGCCGCATCGGCGCCGAGCTGGCCGCGCAGATTCGCGACGTCAGCATCCGCCTGTACAAGGAAGCCTCCGATTTTGCCGCCACGCGCGGCATCATCATCGCCGACACCAAGTTCGAGTTCGGCCTGGACGAGAACGGCACGCTCACGCTGATGGACGAAGCGCTGACCGCCGATTCGTCGCGCTTCTGGCCGGCCGATTCGTACCAGGTGGGCACCAACCCGCCGTCGTTCGACAAACAGTTCGTGCGCGACTGGCTGGAAGCCGTGCGCATCGACGGCCAGCCGTGGCCGAAGACCGCGCCGGCGCCGGAGCTGCCCGCCGACATCATCGAGAAGACCGCGGACAAGTACCGCGAAGCACTGACCCGCCTGACCGGCGAGACGCTGCGCTGA
- the fba gene encoding class II fructose-bisphosphate aldolase (catalyzes the reversible aldol condensation of dihydroxyacetonephosphate and glyceraldehyde 3-phosphate in the Calvin cycle, glycolysis, and/or gluconeogenesis), with the protein MPLVSMRQLLDHAAENGYGLPAFNVNNLEQVQAVMEAAKETGAPVILQASAGARKYAGESFIKHLIQAAVEAYPEIPLVMHQDHGQSPAICQGAIDLGFGSVMMDGSLREDGKTPADFDYNVDVTRRVVDMAHKVGVTVEGELGCLGSLETGEAGEEDGHGAVGKLDHSALLTDPEEAAQFVKATQLDALAIAIGTSHGAYKFSRKPTGDILAISRVKEIHARIPNTHLVMHGSSSVPQELLAIINQYGGKMKETYGVPVEEIQEAIKYGVRKINIDTDIRLAMTGAVRKFLAENPDKFDAREWLKPAREAAKAVCKARYIEFGCEGQAGKIKPIGLSVIASQYQSGALAQVVQ; encoded by the coding sequence ATGCCACTCGTCTCGATGCGCCAACTGCTCGACCATGCCGCTGAAAACGGCTACGGCCTGCCGGCGTTCAACGTCAACAACCTGGAACAGGTCCAGGCCGTGATGGAAGCCGCCAAGGAAACCGGCGCGCCGGTGATCCTGCAGGCCAGCGCGGGCGCCCGCAAGTACGCCGGCGAGTCCTTCATCAAGCACCTGATCCAGGCCGCTGTTGAAGCCTATCCGGAGATCCCGCTGGTCATGCACCAGGATCACGGTCAGAGCCCGGCAATCTGCCAGGGCGCGATCGACCTGGGCTTCGGCTCGGTCATGATGGACGGCTCGCTGCGCGAAGACGGCAAGACCCCCGCCGACTTCGACTACAACGTCGACGTCACGCGCCGCGTGGTCGACATGGCGCACAAGGTTGGCGTGACGGTCGAGGGTGAGCTCGGCTGCCTGGGCTCGCTGGAAACCGGCGAGGCGGGCGAGGAAGACGGCCACGGCGCCGTCGGCAAGCTCGACCATTCGGCCCTGCTGACCGACCCCGAGGAAGCCGCACAGTTCGTCAAGGCCACCCAGCTCGACGCCCTGGCCATCGCCATCGGCACCAGCCACGGCGCCTACAAGTTCTCGCGCAAGCCCACTGGCGACATCCTGGCGATCAGCCGCGTCAAGGAAATTCACGCGCGCATCCCCAACACCCACCTGGTGATGCACGGCTCGTCGAGCGTGCCGCAGGAGCTGCTGGCTATCATCAACCAGTACGGCGGCAAGATGAAGGAAACCTACGGCGTGCCGGTCGAGGAAATCCAGGAAGCCATCAAGTACGGCGTGCGCAAGATCAACATCGACACCGACATTCGCCTGGCGATGACCGGCGCGGTGCGCAAGTTCCTGGCCGAAAACCCCGACAAGTTCGACGCCCGCGAATGGCTCAAGCCCGCGCGCGAGGCTGCCAAGGCGGTTTGCAAGGCACGCTACATCGAGTTCGGTTGCGAAGGCCAGGCCGGCAAGATCAAGCCGATCGGCCTGTCGGTCATCGCTTCGCAGTACCAGAGCGGCGCGCTGGCGCAAGTGGTGCAGTAA
- the pyk gene encoding pyruvate kinase, translating to MTRATKIVATLGPSSNTLEILTRMIAAGVDVVRLNFSHGTAQDHVARAELVREAARAVGREVGIMADLQGPKIRVGKFESGKITLSPGDRFTLDARCELGNQERVGLDYKELPRDVGPGDLLLLNDGLIVLQVERVVGEEIETVVKVGGDLSNNKGINRQGGGLSAPALTAKDMEDIKTAMALGADYVAVSFPKNATDMEMARQLAAVAGAPHGHKTKMIAKIERAEAIRPGVLEEILAASDGIMVARGDLAVEVGNAAVPALQKRMIKLAREANKLAITATQMMESMIVNPVPTRAEVSDVANAVLDGTDAVMLSAETAAGRYPIETIEAMAAICAEAEKSQPVHLDTDFLDQTFSRIDQSIAMGALFTAYHLQVKAIAALTDSGATALWMSRHGINVPIYAMTPNVASQRKMALYRNVQPLPLAISQDRDEALRQAEELLVARGVVQRGDFIVLTVGEPMGQAGGTNTLKIVRVGMH from the coding sequence ATGACTCGTGCCACCAAGATCGTCGCCACACTCGGCCCTTCGTCCAATACGCTGGAGATCCTGACGCGCATGATCGCGGCGGGGGTGGATGTGGTGCGGCTGAACTTCTCGCACGGCACCGCGCAGGACCACGTGGCGCGCGCCGAGCTGGTGCGCGAGGCGGCGCGCGCGGTGGGCCGCGAGGTCGGCATCATGGCCGACCTGCAGGGCCCGAAGATCCGCGTCGGCAAGTTCGAGAGCGGCAAGATCACCCTGAGCCCGGGCGACCGCTTCACGCTGGATGCCCGCTGCGAGCTGGGCAACCAGGAGCGCGTCGGCCTGGACTACAAGGAGCTGCCGCGCGACGTCGGCCCCGGTGACCTGCTGCTGCTCAACGATGGCCTGATCGTGCTGCAGGTCGAGCGCGTGGTGGGCGAGGAGATCGAGACCGTGGTCAAGGTCGGCGGCGATCTGTCCAACAACAAGGGCATCAACCGCCAGGGCGGCGGGCTGTCGGCGCCGGCGCTGACGGCCAAGGATATGGAAGACATCAAGACCGCGATGGCGCTGGGCGCCGATTACGTCGCGGTCAGCTTCCCCAAGAACGCCACCGACATGGAAATGGCGCGCCAACTGGCCGCCGTGGCCGGTGCGCCGCACGGCCACAAGACCAAGATGATCGCCAAGATCGAGCGCGCCGAGGCCATCCGCCCGGGCGTGCTGGAAGAGATCCTGGCGGCGTCCGACGGCATCATGGTGGCGCGCGGCGACCTCGCGGTGGAGGTCGGCAACGCGGCTGTGCCGGCGTTGCAGAAGCGCATGATCAAGCTCGCGCGCGAGGCCAACAAGCTGGCCATCACGGCCACGCAGATGATGGAGTCGATGATCGTCAACCCGGTGCCGACGCGCGCCGAGGTGTCGGACGTCGCCAACGCCGTGCTCGACGGCACCGATGCGGTGATGCTGTCGGCCGAGACCGCCGCCGGCCGCTACCCGATCGAGACCATCGAGGCCATGGCCGCCATCTGCGCGGAGGCCGAGAAGTCGCAGCCGGTGCACCTCGACACGGATTTCCTCGACCAGACCTTCAGCCGCATCGACCAGTCGATCGCCATGGGGGCGCTGTTCACGGCCTACCATCTGCAGGTCAAGGCGATCGCCGCACTGACCGACTCCGGCGCCACCGCGCTGTGGATGAGCCGCCACGGCATCAATGTGCCGATCTATGCGATGACGCCCAACGTCGCGTCGCAGCGCAAGATGGCCCTGTACCGCAACGTGCAGCCGCTGCCGCTGGCCATCAGCCAGGACCGCGACGAGGCGCTGCGGCAGGCCGAGGAACTGCTGGTCGCGCGCGGCGTGGTGCAGCGCGGCGACTTCATCGTCCTGACCGTCGGCGAGCCGATGGGGCAGGCGGGCGGGACCAACACACTCAAGATCGTGCGCGTCGGCATGCACTGA
- a CDS encoding phosphoglycerate kinase, translating into MPNVLRLTDLISEGKLAGKRVFIRADLNVPQDDAGNITEDTRIRASVPAIRAALDAGAAVMVTSHLGRPTEGEFKPEDSLAPVAVRLSELLGREVKLVQNWVDGVEVAPGQVVLLENCRVNKGEKKNSDELAQKMAKLCDVYVNDAFGTAHRAEATTHGIAKFAPIACAGPLLGAELDALGKALGQPARPLVAIVAGSKVSTKLTILKSLADKVDNLIVGGGIANTFMLAAGLKIGKSLAEPDLIGDARAIIDLMAARGASVPIPVDVVCAKEFSATAAATVKDVKDVADDDMILDIGPKTAAQLADQLKASGTIVWNGPVGVFEFDQFGNGTKVLAEAIAASSGFSIAGGGDTLAAIAKYGITDRVGYISTGGGAFLEFLEGKTLPAVEILEQRAQRQEALA; encoded by the coding sequence ATGCCCAACGTCCTGCGTCTGACCGATCTCATCTCCGAAGGCAAGCTTGCCGGCAAGCGTGTCTTCATCCGTGCCGACCTCAACGTGCCGCAAGACGATGCCGGCAACATCACCGAAGACACGCGTATCCGCGCTTCGGTGCCGGCCATCCGCGCCGCGCTCGACGCCGGTGCCGCCGTGATGGTCACCTCGCACCTGGGCCGCCCGACCGAAGGCGAGTTCAAGCCGGAAGATTCGCTGGCCCCGGTGGCCGTGCGCCTGTCCGAGCTGCTCGGCCGCGAGGTGAAGCTGGTGCAGAACTGGGTCGACGGCGTGGAGGTCGCGCCCGGCCAGGTGGTGCTGCTGGAAAACTGCCGCGTCAACAAGGGCGAGAAGAAGAACAGCGACGAACTGGCCCAGAAGATGGCCAAGCTGTGCGACGTCTACGTCAACGACGCCTTCGGCACCGCCCACCGCGCCGAAGCCACCACGCACGGCATCGCCAAGTTTGCCCCCATCGCCTGCGCCGGCCCGCTGCTGGGCGCCGAGCTGGACGCGCTGGGCAAGGCGCTGGGCCAGCCGGCCCGTCCGCTGGTCGCCATCGTGGCCGGCTCCAAGGTGTCGACCAAGCTGACCATCCTGAAGTCGCTGGCCGACAAGGTGGACAACCTGATCGTCGGCGGCGGCATCGCGAACACGTTCATGCTGGCCGCGGGCCTGAAGATCGGCAAATCGCTGGCCGAGCCGGACCTGATCGGCGATGCCCGCGCCATCATCGACCTGATGGCCGCACGCGGCGCCTCGGTGCCGATCCCCGTCGATGTGGTGTGCGCCAAGGAATTCAGCGCCACCGCCGCAGCCACCGTCAAGGATGTGAAGGACGTGGCCGACGACGACATGATCCTCGACATCGGCCCGAAGACCGCCGCCCAGCTGGCCGACCAGCTGAAGGCCTCCGGCACCATCGTGTGGAACGGCCCGGTCGGTGTGTTCGAGTTCGACCAGTTCGGCAACGGCACCAAGGTGCTGGCCGAGGCGATCGCGGCCTCGTCGGGCTTCTCGATCGCCGGCGGCGGCGATACGCTGGCGGCGATCGCCAAGTACGGCATCACCGACCGCGTGGGCTACATCTCCACCGGCGGCGGCGCATTCCTGGAATTCCTGGAAGGCAAGACGCTGCCGGCCGTGGAGATCCTGGAGCAGCGCGCCCAGCGCCAGGAAGCGCTGGCCTGA